The Columba livia isolate bColLiv1 breed racing homer chromosome 18, bColLiv1.pat.W.v2, whole genome shotgun sequence genome includes a region encoding these proteins:
- the GALK1 gene encoding galactokinase, which produces MAEAAELGSARLLAAACREHEEAFWEAPVLAAWAPGRVNLIGEHTDYNCGFVLPMALQLGTVLVGSPTKDGTISIITTSADADEPRRVEFPAPSQSSPLSPGQPRWANYVKGVIQHYKGGPVPGFSAVIASDIPVGGGLSSSAALEVATYTFLQQLCPDDSDLVAKALLCQKAEHTFANMPCGIMDQFISVMGKEGHALLIDCRSLETVLVPLTDASLAVLITNSNVRHTLTGSEYPTRRRQCEEAAAALGKESLRDATMAELEAAKSRLGEEVYRRARHVISEIARTEQAAQALKNRDYKTFGKLMVGSHNSLRDDYEVSCPELDELVAAALEVKGVYGSRMTGGGFGGCTVTLLEAEAAEEAQRHIQEKYSRTATFYLTKPSEGAKALPL; this is translated from the exons aTGGCGGAGGCGGCGGAGCTCGGGTCGGCCCGGCTGCTGGCGGCCGCCTGCCGGGAGCATGAAGAGGCTTTCTGGGAAGCGCCGGTGCTGGCGGCGTGGGCCCCCGGCAGGGTTAACCTCATCGGCGAGCACACCGACTACAACTGCGGCTTCGTGCTGCCCATG gccctgcagctggggacagtGCTGGTGGGATCCCCCACAAAGGACGGGACCATCTCCATCATCACCACCTCAGCAGACGCGGACGAGCCCCGCAGGGTGGAGTTCCCGGCTCCCAGCCAAAGCAGCCCCCTGAGCCCGGGGCAGCCACGCTGGGCCAACTATGTCAAGGGCGTCATCCAGCACTACAAGG GTGGTCCCGTGCCAGGATTCAGCGCTGTGATAGCCAGTGACATCCCCGTGGGTGGGGGCCTCTCCAGCTCGGCTGCTCTGGAGGTGGCTACTTACAccttcctccagcagctctgtccaG ATGACAGTGATTTGGTAGCCAAGGCGCTGCTGTGCCAGAAAGCGGAGCACACATTTGCCAACATGCCTTGCGGGATCATGGACCAGTTCATATCCGTGATGGGCAAGGAAGGCCACGCGCTGCTTATTGACTGCAG GTCCCTGGAGACCGTCCTTGTCCCACTGACCGATGCCAGCTTGGCTGTTCTCATCACCAACTCCAACGTGCGGCACACACTGACGGGCAGCGAGTACCCCACGCGCCGGCGGCAGTGCGAGGAGGCAGCGGCAGCACTCGGCAAGGAGAGCCTGCGAGATGCCACCATGGCTGAGCTGGAAG CGGCCAAGAGCCGACTGGGCGAGGAGGTGTACCGACGGGCCAGGCACGTCATCAGCGAGATAGCACGGACAGAGCAGGCAGCACAAGCACTGAAGAACAGGGACTACAAGACGTTTGGGAAGCTGATGGTGGGGAGTCACAACTCCCTCAG GGATGACTATGAAGTGAGCTGCCCGGAGCTGGATGAGCTGGTAGCAGCAGCACTGGAGGTCAAGGGGGTTTATGGCAGCAGGATGACCGGGGGAGGCTTTGGAGGCTGCACGGTGACGTTGCTGGAGGCTGAGGCTGCAGAGGAGGCCCAGCGCCACATCCAG GAGAAATACAGCCGCACAGCCACCTTCTACCTCACCAAACCCTCCGAAGGGGCGAAGGCGCTGCCCCTGTAG